One Luoshenia tenuis DNA window includes the following coding sequences:
- a CDS encoding cation:proton antiporter translates to MESYKFLFDLALILLSTKVLGLLTKRFSMPQVVGALLAGLILGPAVLGVITQTDFIHATAELGVVVLMFCAGMETDIKELKKSGAASFVIALIGVIVPLAGGFAVAYFFNQPGVIDSDASCSLFLQNIFIGIILTATSVSITVETLKELGKLKTRSGNAILGAAIIDDILGIIALTIITSLADTSINVAFVLLKILGFFVFSGVVGFLFYKFYTKWVVSTESGLHRHVIVAFVFCLLMSYVAEAVFGVADITGAFVAGLVISCTQRTRYLASKFDVLSYAYLSPVFFASVGLQVKLPEMTGSVIAFSAILVVVAILTKVVGCGLGAKLCRYKNYQSARIGVGMISRGEVALIVASKGSALGLLGSAFLGPVVLTVIITTIITPILLKIVFKWGPTQTPEVEKGFSAPYEELNALRSISENYPNEPESYRRELEQYREQFQEAHKERMDKEKKR, encoded by the coding sequence ATGGAAAGTTATAAATTTCTGTTTGATCTGGCGCTGATCCTGCTGAGCACCAAGGTGCTGGGACTGTTGACCAAGCGTTTTTCCATGCCGCAGGTAGTAGGCGCCCTGCTGGCCGGGTTGATCTTGGGGCCGGCGGTGCTGGGGGTGATCACCCAGACGGACTTCATCCACGCCACAGCGGAACTGGGCGTCGTGGTGCTGATGTTCTGCGCGGGGATGGAAACGGATATTAAAGAGCTGAAAAAGAGCGGCGCCGCTTCGTTCGTTATTGCATTGATCGGCGTGATCGTCCCGCTGGCAGGCGGCTTTGCGGTGGCCTATTTCTTCAACCAGCCCGGCGTGATCGATTCAGACGCCAGCTGTTCGCTGTTTTTACAGAATATTTTCATCGGTATCATTTTAACGGCGACTTCGGTCAGTATCACGGTTGAAACCTTAAAAGAGCTGGGCAAGCTCAAGACCCGCTCGGGCAACGCGATCTTAGGCGCGGCAATCATCGACGATATTCTGGGCATCATCGCCCTGACCATTATCACCAGCCTGGCCGATACTTCGATCAACGTGGCGTTTGTGCTGCTCAAGATCCTGGGCTTCTTCGTTTTCTCTGGCGTGGTGGGCTTTTTGTTCTACAAGTTTTACACCAAATGGGTGGTCTCTACCGAGAGCGGCCTGCACCGGCACGTGATCGTAGCCTTCGTATTCTGTCTGCTGATGAGCTATGTGGCTGAGGCGGTCTTCGGCGTGGCCGATATTACCGGCGCCTTTGTGGCGGGCTTGGTGATCTCTTGTACCCAGCGCACGCGCTACCTGGCCTCCAAGTTCGATGTGCTCAGTTACGCTTATCTGTCACCGGTATTTTTTGCCAGCGTAGGCCTGCAGGTCAAGCTGCCGGAGATGACCGGGAGCGTTATCGCCTTTTCGGCGATCCTGGTAGTGGTCGCTATCCTGACCAAGGTGGTGGGCTGCGGCCTGGGCGCAAAGCTGTGCCGCTATAAGAATTACCAGAGCGCACGCATCGGCGTGGGTATGATCTCGCGCGGCGAGGTCGCCCTGATCGTGGCCAGTAAGGGTTCCGCGCTGGGGCTGCTGGGGTCGGCCTTCCTGGGGCCGGTGGTGCTGACCGTTATCATCACTACCATCATTACGCCTATTCTGCTCAAGATCGTGTTCAAGTGGGGGCCGACCCAGACACCGGAGGTGGAGAAGGGTTTTTCGGCGCCGTATGAAGAGCTTAACGCCCTGCGCAGCATCTCTGAGAATTACCCCAATGAGCCGGAAAGCTACCGCAGGGAGCTAGAGCAGTACCGTGAGCAGTTTCAAGAAGCGCACAAAGAGCGGATGGATAAAGAAAAGAAACGGTGA
- a CDS encoding cyclophilin-like fold protein yields MRKKAILPLLLGSLLLLVACGAPKDDAAGAAGTPPAPGPTVQTQEGEGERIVRMQLEEGTVLISLEDNATADALLAQLPCTMTFEDYAHAEKISDPPSPLDLTGAPDGYDPELGDVACYGPWGNIAIFYQDRGYASGLVPVGRVISGMELIQSAQTAFTATLEQASDPER; encoded by the coding sequence ATGCGCAAAAAAGCGATTTTGCCCCTGCTTCTTGGGAGTTTACTGCTCCTTGTGGCCTGCGGCGCACCAAAGGACGATGCTGCCGGAGCTGCCGGGACGCCGCCTGCGCCTGGCCCTACAGTGCAGACGCAGGAGGGTGAGGGGGAACGAATAGTCCGCATGCAGCTGGAGGAAGGGACCGTGCTGATATCTTTGGAGGACAATGCTACAGCGGACGCCTTGCTGGCACAGCTGCCTTGCACCATGACCTTTGAAGATTATGCGCATGCAGAAAAGATCAGCGACCCGCCATCGCCGCTGGATCTTACGGGGGCGCCAGATGGATATGACCCAGAATTGGGGGATGTGGCCTGCTATGGCCCCTGGGGGAACATCGCCATATTTTACCAGGACCGCGGCTACGCATCGGGGCTGGTACCGGTAGGACGCGTAATATCAGGGATGGAGCTGATACAGTCTGCGCAGACGGCGTTCACCGCTACACTGGAACAGGCGAGCGATCCAGAACGGTAA
- a CDS encoding putative immunity protein, giving the protein MEEIALADAAKRLKRGNKLLFTRDSACLQELRGTICQQKHRTLVLWAFDCVSIPLQWLAQAYPNEQRPGQAVALCRQWARGEIKMPAAKRALLQAHAAAKEVEDPVAIALFHAVGQACATVHVETHALGLPFYELTAIVHHFGIANCTEPIEKKIAWYLRRLRYWQEHIDDPPLKWASFLLDDSRPNKELLLLQGSGKK; this is encoded by the coding sequence ATGGAAGAAATTGCATTAGCCGACGCCGCAAAAAGATTAAAGCGCGGCAACAAACTTTTATTTACCCGGGATAGCGCCTGCCTGCAAGAACTGCGCGGGACGATCTGCCAGCAAAAGCACCGTACGCTGGTGCTTTGGGCGTTCGATTGTGTTTCTATCCCGCTCCAATGGCTGGCCCAGGCCTACCCCAACGAGCAGCGGCCCGGACAGGCTGTAGCCCTTTGCCGCCAGTGGGCCCGGGGGGAGATTAAGATGCCCGCCGCAAAAAGGGCGCTGCTGCAAGCGCATGCCGCCGCCAAAGAGGTAGAGGATCCGGTAGCCATCGCCCTCTTTCACGCCGTGGGGCAGGCCTGTGCCACCGTGCACGTGGAAACTCACGCGCTGGGGCTGCCCTTTTATGAGCTGACGGCAATCGTCCACCACTTTGGCATAGCCAACTGTACAGAGCCTATTGAGAAAAAGATCGCCTGGTATTTGCGCCGTCTGCGCTATTGGCAGGAGCATATAGACGATCCCCCGCTGAAATGGGCCTCCTTTTTGCTGGATGACAGCCGCCCGAATAAAGAGCTGCTTTTGCTTCAGGGCAGCGGCAAAAAATAG
- a CDS encoding response regulator: protein MARTRKAEEMMDKHRKKIGRISLGAGILLVALLVTFFGVTVWNTNRLMDQVDTLTNHPFKVVIAIGDFNTQVAKMRAQVERLLIDNSQDIVRDAWDNLDENYRKAQELLDVIEARYLGPKENVDQLNQAYARLKQANEGLLEYGYIGARSREEISQYCNENVIHVYDEAQEASNTVFMEAQHRFFMIYDAAEAVRSLSMVMSGIIVLAVIGALVLYQQLLRRQNFEIMARNLQFELISNTISNVFMIYTPGEQGEDFVSENAERLLGFSAAELLEDQRKLRSQFSAQDLELLDNMLEGGEQKFGAATVRYRHPRSGQEMTLFIQSYEVRSAKGHCQYITVFSDETEMTRVQIALQDALDRAERASLAKSEFLSRMSHEIRTPLNGVIGMSIIALQNVGQEEKLIDCLRKINLSSKHLLVLINDVLDMSKIESGMIEIKNERFDFRVFLESLVTVIYGQARDREISFETVLSGEIPERLVGDSLRLNQILMNLLSNAIKFTPQNGSVTLRIQSICGEAEGLWLRFQVKDTGCGIAPENYEKIFMAFEQENASVAHLYGGTGLGLSISRRFAELMGGRIGVESQLGLGSTFTVEIPFGIEPERAQPKADFGGLRALVVDDDRETCEHAAFLLEKIGVEASWVDNGFEAVAQVGRAHDLGRDYDICLIDWRMPFIDGLETTRRIRRAVGDALSVVLITAYDPSEIREEAKRAGADGIIQKPLFESTLIETLEHVEQRSQAFDGNGLLQQNLEGKRVLVVEDNELNREIAIELLAMAHANVESVADGQEAVERFAASAVGYFDIVLMDIQMPVMDGYEATRRIRALAREDAARVPILAMTANAFSEDVQKSLNCGMNDHITKPIDVDQLFDKLNRALQRAEQ, encoded by the coding sequence ATGGCCCGCACAAGAAAGGCTGAAGAAATGATGGACAAGCACCGCAAAAAAATCGGGCGGATTTCACTGGGAGCCGGTATTTTATTGGTAGCGCTATTGGTCACCTTTTTTGGGGTGACGGTGTGGAATACCAATCGATTAATGGATCAAGTCGATACGCTGACCAACCATCCCTTTAAGGTCGTGATCGCCATAGGCGACTTTAACACCCAAGTGGCTAAAATGCGCGCGCAGGTCGAGCGGCTGCTCATCGATAATTCGCAGGATATCGTGCGGGATGCTTGGGACAATCTGGATGAGAACTACCGTAAGGCACAGGAACTGCTGGATGTCATAGAAGCGCGCTACTTGGGCCCAAAGGAGAATGTGGATCAGCTCAATCAGGCCTATGCGCGCTTGAAACAGGCCAACGAGGGGCTGTTGGAGTACGGCTATATCGGCGCGCGCAGCCGGGAGGAGATCAGCCAGTATTGCAATGAAAATGTGATTCACGTTTACGATGAGGCACAGGAGGCCTCAAACACTGTTTTTATGGAAGCGCAGCATCGCTTCTTTATGATCTATGACGCAGCCGAAGCTGTCCGTTCTTTATCTATGGTGATGAGCGGAATTATTGTACTGGCGGTCATTGGCGCGTTGGTGCTGTATCAGCAGCTGCTGCGGCGGCAGAATTTTGAGATCATGGCGCGCAATCTGCAATTCGAGCTGATCTCCAATACCATAAGCAATGTGTTTATGATTTATACCCCTGGTGAGCAGGGGGAGGATTTTGTGTCCGAAAATGCCGAGCGCCTGCTGGGGTTCAGCGCAGCCGAGCTATTGGAGGACCAAAGAAAACTGCGCAGCCAGTTCAGCGCGCAGGATCTTGAGCTTTTGGATAATATGCTTGAGGGCGGCGAACAGAAATTTGGCGCCGCTACCGTACGCTACCGCCATCCACGCTCTGGTCAAGAGATGACGCTGTTTATACAAAGCTATGAGGTGCGCTCAGCCAAAGGGCACTGCCAGTATATCACCGTGTTCAGCGATGAAACGGAGATGACGCGGGTACAGATCGCCCTGCAAGACGCACTGGACCGGGCGGAACGAGCCAGCCTGGCCAAAAGCGAGTTTTTATCCCGTATGTCCCATGAGATCCGCACGCCTTTGAACGGGGTCATCGGTATGTCGATCATCGCGCTGCAAAACGTGGGGCAGGAGGAAAAGCTCATCGACTGCCTGCGCAAGATCAACCTGTCCTCCAAGCATCTGTTGGTCTTGATCAACGATGTGTTGGATATGTCTAAGATCGAGAGCGGAATGATCGAGATCAAAAACGAGCGGTTCGATTTCAGGGTCTTTCTCGAATCCCTGGTCACGGTCATCTACGGGCAGGCGAGAGATCGGGAAATCAGCTTTGAAACGGTATTGAGCGGCGAGATCCCAGAGAGACTGGTAGGAGATAGCCTGCGCCTTAACCAAATTTTGATGAATCTGCTCTCTAACGCCATCAAGTTTACGCCTCAAAATGGAAGCGTGACGCTGCGCATCCAGTCCATCTGCGGGGAAGCGGAGGGCCTTTGGCTACGCTTCCAGGTCAAGGATACCGGATGCGGGATCGCCCCGGAGAATTATGAAAAGATATTTATGGCCTTTGAGCAGGAAAACGCCAGCGTGGCGCACCTTTACGGCGGTACCGGACTGGGACTTTCGATATCCCGGCGTTTTGCAGAGCTTATGGGCGGGCGTATCGGCGTGGAAAGCCAGCTGGGGCTGGGCAGCACGTTTACCGTGGAGATTCCATTTGGGATCGAGCCGGAGCGGGCGCAGCCCAAAGCGGATTTTGGCGGCCTGCGCGCCCTGGTGGTAGATGATGACCGGGAGACCTGCGAACACGCGGCTTTTCTGCTGGAGAAGATCGGCGTAGAAGCATCCTGGGTGGATAACGGTTTTGAGGCCGTGGCCCAGGTTGGGCGCGCCCACGACCTGGGACGGGATTATGATATCTGCCTGATCGATTGGCGCATGCCTTTTATAGACGGGCTGGAAACCACCCGGCGCATCCGCAGGGCTGTAGGGGACGCGCTGTCGGTGGTGCTGATCACCGCATATGACCCATCCGAAATACGCGAGGAGGCTAAGCGCGCGGGAGCCGATGGAATTATCCAAAAGCCGCTCTTTGAGTCCACCCTGATCGAAACGCTGGAGCATGTAGAGCAGCGCAGCCAGGCCTTTGATGGGAACGGGCTGCTCCAGCAAAATCTGGAGGGAAAGCGCGTCCTGGTGGTGGAGGATAACGAACTGAACCGGGAGATCGCCATTGAACTGCTGGCCATGGCCCATGCGAATGTGGAAAGCGTGGCAGACGGGCAGGAGGCGGTAGAGCGATTTGCCGCTTCGGCGGTGGGCTATTTTGATATTGTCTTAATGGATATCCAAATGCCCGTAATGGATGGGTACGAGGCGACGCGCAGGATACGCGCGCTGGCGCGGGAGGATGCGGCTCGGGTGCCGATATTGGCTATGACGGCCAACGCTTTTTCGGAGGATGTGCAAAAGAGCCTGAATTGTGGGATGAACGATCATATCACCAAACCCATCGACGTGGATCAGCTGTTTGATAAGCTCAACCGCGCCTTGCAGCGGGCAGAACAATAA
- a CDS encoding HD domain-containing protein: MDEQIAEKVARAVSFMQIIEPLKSATRTAWTQTGRRESVAEHSWRLAMLGLLVSLQNQHLDGGRLVALCLVHDLAECLTGDVSAAARPDAAQKRAQEYRAMKELCAPLSALEREALFSLWQEYEEGTTCEARMAKALDKAETILQHQAGKNPPGFDYAFNLHYGKDYFKDDSYLVALRAALDAGTRQRARRESSPCGGRDGPHKKG; this comes from the coding sequence ATGGATGAGCAGATCGCAGAGAAGGTTGCCAGGGCGGTCAGCTTTATGCAGATAATCGAGCCGCTTAAATCTGCCACCCGCACGGCATGGACGCAGACTGGCCGGCGAGAAAGCGTAGCCGAGCACTCTTGGCGCCTGGCGATGCTGGGATTGCTGGTATCCCTGCAAAACCAGCATCTTGACGGGGGACGGCTGGTTGCGCTTTGTTTGGTACATGATCTGGCGGAGTGCTTGACGGGGGATGTTTCCGCGGCTGCAAGACCGGACGCTGCGCAAAAGCGCGCACAGGAATATAGGGCGATGAAGGAACTGTGCGCACCGCTGTCTGCTCTGGAGAGAGAAGCGCTTTTCTCCCTGTGGCAGGAATATGAGGAGGGGACGACCTGCGAAGCGCGCATGGCCAAGGCGTTAGATAAGGCGGAGACGATTTTGCAACACCAGGCCGGAAAGAATCCCCCGGGATTTGACTATGCCTTTAACCTACACTATGGCAAAGATTATTTTAAGGACGATAGCTACTTGGTCGCGTTAAGGGCGGCGCTGGATGCCGGCACGCGTCAGCGGGCGCGCCGGGAAAGCAGCCCCTGTGGTGGTAGAGATGGCCCGCACAAGAAAGGCTGA